One part of the Solanum dulcamara chromosome 8, daSolDulc1.2, whole genome shotgun sequence genome encodes these proteins:
- the LOC129898581 gene encoding golgin candidate 5 isoform X1 codes for MAWFSGKLDLGNLDLAGAVNKLSESVKNIEKNFDTALGLEDKSESSSNEASGLWPSTMDRKALFDPVMSFMGQKSEETAEESVEKADSSKPTLPTGEVVEDSAESTTQRDVVSKESKEEKRDIIEETKSVEEAKDADEKPNQMIAAEEETEEARAVDVKLDSAMETKFDREEQRSVTGPDERKSEINSFSEASKVNEHDQETSPGILQKNIPEEESSENLELVASQSSNALSQTEVGIPLLVDSQENTGNDREQKKEVTEESPPVQSQDASNDPADREQQKELTEESTPVESQDASSDRADSGRPSVSDSVTVSEGENFEEHSNRSFLGDQHTDEGLKRVSDTVLPENELVSRPIEATQRGNDHETGVKERLSSGSNCSDVTASVVELEKLKKEMKMMETALQGAARQAQAKADEIAKLMNENEQLKAVTEDLRRKSNDAEIESLREEYHQKVSSLERKVYALTKERDTLRREHNKKSDAAALLKEKDEIITQVMAEGEQLSKKQAAQEAQMRKLRAQIRELEEEKKGLHTRLEVEENKVESIKRDKAATEKLLHETVEKHQAELATQKEYYTNALNAAKEAEALSEARANNEARTQLEGCLREAEDREAMLVQALEELRQTLTRTEQQAVFKEDMLRREIEDLQKRYQASERRCEELITQVPESTRPLLRQIEAMQETNARKAEAWAAVERTLNSRLQEAEAKAATSEEKERSINERLSQTLSRINVLEAQISCLRAEQTQLTRSLDKERQRAAENRQEYLALKEESETNEGRVNQLEEEIKELRRKHKQELQEALTHQELLRQELEREKTSRLDQERAARSTNFVPDQSPLMKQKSGIENVAGSLTRRLSSASSLSSMEESYFLQASLDSSDNLSERRNALEGNMSPYFMKSMTPAFRQKDGELASYMSRLASMEAIRDSLAEELVKMTAECEKLRSEASMLPGIRAELDALRRRHFAALELMGERDEELEELRADIIDMKEMYREQVNLLVNKIQVLSSSLSAT; via the exons ATGGCGTGGTTTAGTGGGAAACTTGATTTGGGGAACTTGGATCTTGCCGGTGCCGTGAATAAGCTCAGTGAGAGTGTCAAAAACATCGAAAAGAATTTCGACACAGCACTTGGTCTCGAGGATAAATCTGAGTCTAGTAGCAATGAAG CTTCAGGATTATGGCCTTCAACTATGGATAGGAAGGCCTTATTTGATCCTGTCATGTCTTTTATGGGGCAAAAAAGTGAGGAGACTGCTGAAGAATCTGTAGAGAAAGCTGACTCGTCAAAACCCACCTTGCCCACAGGGGAAGTAGTTGAAGATTCAGCTGAATCTACAACCCAACGTGATGTGGTTTCTAAAgaatcaaaagaagaaaaaagggacATTATTGAAGAAACTAAATCGGTTGAAGAAGCAAAAGATGCTGATGAGAAACCGAACCAAATGATAGCTGCTGAAGAAGAAACTGAGGAGGCAAGAGCTGTTGATGTCAAACTGGACTCTGCTATGGAAACAAAGTTTGATCGGGAGGAACAAAGAAGTGTTACTGGACCAGATGAAAGAAAATCTGAAATTAATTCATTTTCTGAAGCATCGAAGGTCAATGAGCATGATCAGGAAACATCTCCAGGAATCCTCCAAAAGAATATTCCAGAGGAAGAATCATCTGAAAACCTCGAGTTGGTTGCTTCCCAATCATCAAATGCTTTATCTCAAACTGAAGTTGGTATCCCGCTGCTTGTTGATTCACAGGAAAATACCGGTAATGACAGGGAACAGAAGAAAGAAGTCACTGAGGAATCTCCTCCTGTTCAATCACAGGATGCATCAAATGACCCTGCAGACAGGGAACAGCAGAAAGAACTCACTGAGGAGTCTACTCCAGTTGAATCACAGGATGCATCAAGTGACCGAGCAGATAGTGGAAGACCTTCTGTTTCAGATTCTGTAACAGTCAGTGAAGGTGAAAATTTTGAAGAGCATTCTAACAGGAGCTTCCTTGGTGACCAGCACACAGATGAAGGTCTGAAGAGGGTATCTGATACGGTTTTGCCTGAAAATGAGTTGGTTAGTAGACCTATTGAGGCCACCCAGCGAGGAAATGATCATGAGACTGGCGTGAAAGAACGGTTGAGCTCAGGAAGCAACTGTTCAGATGTTACAGCTTCAGTGGTTGAACTGGAGAAGctgaaaaaggaaatgaaaatgATGGAAACTGCATTACAAGGAGCTGCTAGACAAGCTCAG GCAAAAGCTGATGAAATTGCGAAGTTGATGAACGAGAACGAGCAATTGAAGGCTGTTACTGAGGATCTGAGA AGGAAGTCCAATGATGCAGAAATTGAATCTCTGCGGGAAGAGTACCATCAAAAAGTTTCTTCTCTTGAGAGGAAG GTTTATGCTCTCACCAAAGAAAGGGATACACTTCGCAGGGAACATAATAAGAAGAGTGATGCTGCAGCTCTTCTCAAAGAGAAGGATGAGATTATTACTCAAGTAATGGCTGAAG GTGAGCAGCTTTCTAAAAAGCAAGCTGCCCAAGAAGCTCAGATGAGAAAATTAAGGGCACAG ATcagagagcttgaagaagagaagaagggaTTACATACCAGGCTTGAG GTTGAAGAGAACAAAGTAGAGAGTATAAAGAGGGACAAGGCAGCAACAGAAAAGTTGCTTCATGAAACAGTAGAAAAACATCAAGCAGAACTTGCAACTCAAAAAGAATACTATACTAATGCTTTAAATGCCGCAAAAGAAGCAGAAGCTTTATCTGAGGCACGGGCTAACAACGAAGCTAGAACTCAACTAGAGGGTTGTCTCAGAGAGGCTGAAGATCGTGAAGCAATGCTTGTTCAGGCACTTGAAGAATTAAGGCAAACACTTACCAGAACGGAGCAGCAG GCAGTTTTTAAAGAAGATATGCTGCGCAGAGAAATTGAGGATCTCCAGAAAAGATACCAa GCCAGTGAGCGTCGATGTGAGGAGTTGATAACACAAGTTCCCGAATCTACCAGACCTCTTCTCAGGCAGATAGAAGCCATGCAG GAAACAAACGCCAGAAAGGCTGAAGCTTGGGCTGCTGTTGAGAGAACTTTGAATTCACGTCTTCAG GAAGCCGAGGCAAAAGCTGCAACTTCAGAGGAAAAGGAGCGATCTATTAATGAACGCCTCTCTCAAACCCTATCCCGAATCAATGTTCTTGAGGCTCAG ATATCTTGTCTTAGAGCTGAGCAGACACAGCTAACAAGGTCCCTTGACAAAGAGAGACAGAGGGCCGCAGAGAATAGGCAAGAATATCTTGCTCTAAAGGAGGAATCTGAGACTAACGAAGGTCGTGTGAAtcagcttgaagaagaaattaaagaacTCAGAAGGAAACACAAGCAGGAATTACAAGAAGCATTAACTCACCAGGAACTCCTGCGGCAG GAGTTGGAGAGGGAGAAAACTTCTCGTTTGGATCAAGAAAGGGCAGCTCGTTCTACTAATTTTGTGCCTGATCAAAGCCCACTAATGAAGCAGAAATCTGGGATAGAAAATG TTGCAGGAAGTTTGACACGCAGACTTTCAAGTGCTAGCAGCTTGAGTAGTATGGAGGAAAGCTACTTTCTGCAAGCATCTTTGGATTCGTCTGACAATTTATCTGAGCGTAGAAATGCATTAGAGGGTAATATGAGTCCATACTTTATGAAGAGCATGACACCTGCATTTCGCCAGAAAGATGGGGAACTTGCGTCCTATATGTCTCGACTG GCATCTATGGAAGCCATCCGCGACTCCCTTGCTGAGGAGTTGGTTAAAATGACTGCAGAG TGTGAAAAGCTACGTTCAGAAGCTTCAATGTTGCCTGGCATCCGAGCAGAGCTAGATGCACTTAGGAGGAGACACTTTGCAGCTCTTGAATTGATGGGTGAACGTGATGAGGAG TTGGAAGAACTTCGTGCTGATATTATTGATATGAAGGAGATGTACAGAGAGCAAGTAAATTTGCTCGTGAATAAG ATCCAGGTGCTTAGCTCATCACTGAGTGCCACCTGA
- the LOC129898581 gene encoding golgin candidate 5 isoform X2, with the protein MAWFSGKLDLGNLDLAGAVNKLSESVKNIEKNFDTALGLEDKSESSSNEASGLWPSTMDRKALFDPVMSFMGQKSEETAEESVEKADSSKPTLPTGEVVEDSAESTTQRDVVSKESKEEKRDIIEETKSVEEAKDADEKPNQMIAAEEETEEARAVDVKLDSAMETKFDREEQRSVTGPDERKSEINSFSEASKVNEHDQETSPGILQKNIPEEESSENLELVASQSSNALSQTEVGIPLLVDSQENTGNDREQKKEVTEESPPVQSQDASNDPADREQQKELTEESTPVESQDASSDRADSGRPSVSDSVTVSEGENFEEHSNRSFLGDQHTDEGLKRVSDTVLPENELVSRPIEATQRGNDHETGVKERLSSGSNCSDVTASVVELEKLKKEMKMMETALQGAARQAQAKADEIAKLMNENEQLKAVTEDLRRKSNDAEIESLREEYHQKVSSLERKVYALTKERDTLRREHNKKSDAAALLKEKDEIITQVMAEGEQLSKKQAAQEAQMRKLRAQIRELEEEKKGLHTRLEVEENKVESIKRDKAATEKLLHETVEKHQAELATQKEYYTNALNAAKEAEALSEARANNEARTQLEGCLREAEDREAMLVQALEELRQTLTRTEQQAVFKEDMLRREIEDLQKRYQASERRCEELITQVPESTRPLLRQIEAMQETNARKAEAWAAVERTLNSRLQEAEAKAATSEEKERSINERLSQTLSRINVLEAQISCLRAEQTQLTRSLDKERQRAAENRQEYLALKEESETNEGRVNQLEEEIKELRRKHKQELQEALTHQELLRQELEREKTSRLDQERAARSTNFVPDQSPLMKQKSGIENGSLTRRLSSASSLSSMEESYFLQASLDSSDNLSERRNALEGNMSPYFMKSMTPAFRQKDGELASYMSRLASMEAIRDSLAEELVKMTAECEKLRSEASMLPGIRAELDALRRRHFAALELMGERDEELEELRADIIDMKEMYREQVNLLVNKIQVLSSSLSAT; encoded by the exons ATGGCGTGGTTTAGTGGGAAACTTGATTTGGGGAACTTGGATCTTGCCGGTGCCGTGAATAAGCTCAGTGAGAGTGTCAAAAACATCGAAAAGAATTTCGACACAGCACTTGGTCTCGAGGATAAATCTGAGTCTAGTAGCAATGAAG CTTCAGGATTATGGCCTTCAACTATGGATAGGAAGGCCTTATTTGATCCTGTCATGTCTTTTATGGGGCAAAAAAGTGAGGAGACTGCTGAAGAATCTGTAGAGAAAGCTGACTCGTCAAAACCCACCTTGCCCACAGGGGAAGTAGTTGAAGATTCAGCTGAATCTACAACCCAACGTGATGTGGTTTCTAAAgaatcaaaagaagaaaaaagggacATTATTGAAGAAACTAAATCGGTTGAAGAAGCAAAAGATGCTGATGAGAAACCGAACCAAATGATAGCTGCTGAAGAAGAAACTGAGGAGGCAAGAGCTGTTGATGTCAAACTGGACTCTGCTATGGAAACAAAGTTTGATCGGGAGGAACAAAGAAGTGTTACTGGACCAGATGAAAGAAAATCTGAAATTAATTCATTTTCTGAAGCATCGAAGGTCAATGAGCATGATCAGGAAACATCTCCAGGAATCCTCCAAAAGAATATTCCAGAGGAAGAATCATCTGAAAACCTCGAGTTGGTTGCTTCCCAATCATCAAATGCTTTATCTCAAACTGAAGTTGGTATCCCGCTGCTTGTTGATTCACAGGAAAATACCGGTAATGACAGGGAACAGAAGAAAGAAGTCACTGAGGAATCTCCTCCTGTTCAATCACAGGATGCATCAAATGACCCTGCAGACAGGGAACAGCAGAAAGAACTCACTGAGGAGTCTACTCCAGTTGAATCACAGGATGCATCAAGTGACCGAGCAGATAGTGGAAGACCTTCTGTTTCAGATTCTGTAACAGTCAGTGAAGGTGAAAATTTTGAAGAGCATTCTAACAGGAGCTTCCTTGGTGACCAGCACACAGATGAAGGTCTGAAGAGGGTATCTGATACGGTTTTGCCTGAAAATGAGTTGGTTAGTAGACCTATTGAGGCCACCCAGCGAGGAAATGATCATGAGACTGGCGTGAAAGAACGGTTGAGCTCAGGAAGCAACTGTTCAGATGTTACAGCTTCAGTGGTTGAACTGGAGAAGctgaaaaaggaaatgaaaatgATGGAAACTGCATTACAAGGAGCTGCTAGACAAGCTCAG GCAAAAGCTGATGAAATTGCGAAGTTGATGAACGAGAACGAGCAATTGAAGGCTGTTACTGAGGATCTGAGA AGGAAGTCCAATGATGCAGAAATTGAATCTCTGCGGGAAGAGTACCATCAAAAAGTTTCTTCTCTTGAGAGGAAG GTTTATGCTCTCACCAAAGAAAGGGATACACTTCGCAGGGAACATAATAAGAAGAGTGATGCTGCAGCTCTTCTCAAAGAGAAGGATGAGATTATTACTCAAGTAATGGCTGAAG GTGAGCAGCTTTCTAAAAAGCAAGCTGCCCAAGAAGCTCAGATGAGAAAATTAAGGGCACAG ATcagagagcttgaagaagagaagaagggaTTACATACCAGGCTTGAG GTTGAAGAGAACAAAGTAGAGAGTATAAAGAGGGACAAGGCAGCAACAGAAAAGTTGCTTCATGAAACAGTAGAAAAACATCAAGCAGAACTTGCAACTCAAAAAGAATACTATACTAATGCTTTAAATGCCGCAAAAGAAGCAGAAGCTTTATCTGAGGCACGGGCTAACAACGAAGCTAGAACTCAACTAGAGGGTTGTCTCAGAGAGGCTGAAGATCGTGAAGCAATGCTTGTTCAGGCACTTGAAGAATTAAGGCAAACACTTACCAGAACGGAGCAGCAG GCAGTTTTTAAAGAAGATATGCTGCGCAGAGAAATTGAGGATCTCCAGAAAAGATACCAa GCCAGTGAGCGTCGATGTGAGGAGTTGATAACACAAGTTCCCGAATCTACCAGACCTCTTCTCAGGCAGATAGAAGCCATGCAG GAAACAAACGCCAGAAAGGCTGAAGCTTGGGCTGCTGTTGAGAGAACTTTGAATTCACGTCTTCAG GAAGCCGAGGCAAAAGCTGCAACTTCAGAGGAAAAGGAGCGATCTATTAATGAACGCCTCTCTCAAACCCTATCCCGAATCAATGTTCTTGAGGCTCAG ATATCTTGTCTTAGAGCTGAGCAGACACAGCTAACAAGGTCCCTTGACAAAGAGAGACAGAGGGCCGCAGAGAATAGGCAAGAATATCTTGCTCTAAAGGAGGAATCTGAGACTAACGAAGGTCGTGTGAAtcagcttgaagaagaaattaaagaacTCAGAAGGAAACACAAGCAGGAATTACAAGAAGCATTAACTCACCAGGAACTCCTGCGGCAG GAGTTGGAGAGGGAGAAAACTTCTCGTTTGGATCAAGAAAGGGCAGCTCGTTCTACTAATTTTGTGCCTGATCAAAGCCCACTAATGAAGCAGAAATCTGGGATAGAAAATG GAAGTTTGACACGCAGACTTTCAAGTGCTAGCAGCTTGAGTAGTATGGAGGAAAGCTACTTTCTGCAAGCATCTTTGGATTCGTCTGACAATTTATCTGAGCGTAGAAATGCATTAGAGGGTAATATGAGTCCATACTTTATGAAGAGCATGACACCTGCATTTCGCCAGAAAGATGGGGAACTTGCGTCCTATATGTCTCGACTG GCATCTATGGAAGCCATCCGCGACTCCCTTGCTGAGGAGTTGGTTAAAATGACTGCAGAG TGTGAAAAGCTACGTTCAGAAGCTTCAATGTTGCCTGGCATCCGAGCAGAGCTAGATGCACTTAGGAGGAGACACTTTGCAGCTCTTGAATTGATGGGTGAACGTGATGAGGAG TTGGAAGAACTTCGTGCTGATATTATTGATATGAAGGAGATGTACAGAGAGCAAGTAAATTTGCTCGTGAATAAG ATCCAGGTGCTTAGCTCATCACTGAGTGCCACCTGA
- the LOC129901089 gene encoding protein CURVATURE THYLAKOID 1C, chloroplastic-like: MPRLLLGLLSCFQIQSVVLIFYRFLLTVTISIARQGHLAITAKATSESSESLSSPSVVKSVKNIWDKPEDRIAVIGLGIAAIVGLWASLNFVTAIDRLPIVPSVFEFIGILFSSWFIYRYLLFKPDRQELFQAINKSISDILGQ, translated from the exons ATGCCGCGTCTCCTCCTTGGTTTGCTTTCATGCTTTCAGATTCAATCAGTAGTACTGATATTTTACAGATTCCTTCTGACTGTTACTATTTCTATAGCAAGACAAGGTCACCTGGCCATCACAGCAAAGGCTACGAGTGAAAGTTCTGAATCATTATCCTCCCCAAGTGTTGTTAAATCAGTAAAGAATATT TGGGACAAACCTGAAGACCGGATTGCTGTAATTGGGTTAGGAATTGCTGCTATTGTTGGTTTGTGGGCTTCTTTGAATTTTGTCACG GCAATCGACCGCCTGCCTATTGTTCCAAGTGTGTTTGAATTCATCGGGATATTGTTTTCTTCT TGGTTCATATACAGATACCTCTTATTCAAGCCCGACAG GCAAGAATTGTTTCAAGCTATCAATAAATCAATATCAGATATCTTGGGCCAGTGA
- the LOC129899449 gene encoding long-chain-alcohol O-fatty-acyltransferase-like, whose translation MDVNVELQNFIRVWFAAIGALCYCYYCVTRIPSGILRLLFVLPIVYFFLILPLDLSSFHLGAPTIFYLAWLANFKLLLFCFDRGPLSSYSSLPLLHFLSIALLPVKPKYVISDGFKNLTQSVQSTERVSGLFWGKIIILAAIIRAYNYRELFHSNVILVLYCLHIYLAVELVLGITVVPVRALLGLEIEPQFNDPYLATSLQDFWGRRWNLMVPGILRPAVYFPVRAISICSLGKELANLPAILATFLVSGLMHELIYYYLSRARPTWEVTWFFVLQGICVCIEVTAKKFFHGGWQMNRVVSGVLTLAFVAWTGDWLFFPQIIRNELDQKAINEYYVMVDLVKYRLLPLLGI comes from the coding sequence ATGGATGTAAATGTTGAACTCCAAAATTTCATCCGGGTATGGTTTGCAGCTATTGGAGCATTATGCTATTGTTACTACTGCGTAACCCGCATTCCTAGCGGCATCCTTAGGCTTCTCTTTGTTCTTCCTATTGTCTATTTCTTCCTTATCCTCCCTCTTGACCTCTCTTCCTTCCATCTTGGTGCCCCCACAATTTTCTACCTCGCTTGGCTCGCCAATTTCAAGCTGCTCCTCTTTTGTTTCGATCGAGGACCTTTATCCTCTTACTCTTCTTTGCCTCTTCTTCATTTCCTCTCCATTGCTCTTCTCCCTGTCAAACCCAAATACGTTATCAGCGACGGATTCAAAAATTTAACTCAGTCCGTGCAGAGCACCGAAAGAGTATCTGGTTTGTTTTGGgggaaaataatcattttggcAGCTATAATTAGAGCATACAATTACAGAGAACTTTTTCATTCAAATGTAATTTTGGTTCTTTATTGCTTACATATTTATTTAGCAGTTGAGTTGGTTCTTGGAATCACAGTTGTCCCAGTACGAGCTCTTTTAGGGCTAGAAATTGAGCCCCAGTTCAACGACCCGTACCTTGCCACCTCACTTCAAGACTTTTGGGGCCGTAGATGGAACTTAATGGTGCCGGGGATTTTACGCCCGGCGGTGTATTTCCCTGTTAgggctatttcaatttgttCTTTAGGAAAGGAATTGGCTAATTTGCCAGCAATTTTGGCTACATTTTTAGTATCTGGGCTAATGCATGAATTGATCTATTATTACCTCTCGCGCGCGAGACCCACATGGGAAGTGACTTGGTTCTTCGTCTTGCAAGGGATTTGTGTGTGTATTGAAGTTACTGCGAAGAAATTTTTTCATGGCGGCTGGCAGATGAACAGAGTGGTTTCCGGCGTCCTCACATTGGCGTTTGTGGCTTGGACTGGCGATTGGCTCTTTTTCCCACAGATTATTAGGAATGAGTTAGATCAGAAAGCCATTAATGAGTACTACGTTATGGTAGATTTGGTCAAATATAGGTTGCTGCCACTTTTGGGAATTTAG